Proteins from a single region of Nocardiopsis dassonvillei subsp. dassonvillei DSM 43111:
- a CDS encoding site-2 protease family protein, with product MYVTSSWLIVAALITLVYGGVVQGRLALGPTAYLLAFVFAVLLYASVLVHELAHAVVARMYGLPVRRIVLYVLGGVSEIEREAPTPGREFWIAFAGPLFSLLLAAGGFGLYLFTEPRTVVGELLFQLWIANLLVGAFNLLPGLPLDGGRLLRAGVWKATGRPFAGSAAAAWGGRVLALLVVALPFLITWWAGGRLSPWSVVWGFVLGGFMWMGASDALRSARVRERIPRLRARDLARSSVTVSADTPLAEAERRAREAEAVEVVVTDARGVPTAVVHPAAAGAIEPQRRAWVPVSSVSRAVTEHSLVPVGLEGEELLRALTGHPLPEYVVVDEAGGVRGVLRAADVNAVVSGGR from the coding sequence GTGTACGTGACCTCCTCGTGGCTGATCGTCGCGGCTCTGATCACCCTGGTCTACGGCGGCGTCGTCCAGGGCCGCCTGGCGCTGGGGCCGACCGCCTACCTGCTGGCCTTCGTCTTCGCCGTGCTGCTCTACGCCTCCGTGCTGGTGCACGAGCTGGCGCACGCGGTGGTCGCGCGCATGTACGGCCTGCCGGTCCGGCGCATCGTGCTGTACGTCCTGGGCGGGGTCTCCGAGATCGAGCGCGAGGCGCCCACGCCGGGGCGTGAGTTCTGGATCGCGTTCGCCGGTCCGCTGTTCTCCCTGCTGCTGGCGGCGGGCGGGTTCGGTCTGTACCTGTTCACCGAGCCGCGCACCGTGGTGGGTGAGCTGCTGTTCCAGTTGTGGATCGCCAACCTGCTGGTGGGCGCGTTCAACCTGCTGCCGGGGCTTCCGCTGGACGGCGGGCGGCTGCTGCGCGCCGGGGTGTGGAAGGCGACGGGCAGGCCCTTCGCGGGGAGTGCGGCCGCGGCCTGGGGCGGTCGGGTGCTGGCGCTGCTGGTGGTGGCGCTGCCGTTCCTGATCACGTGGTGGGCGGGCGGACGGCTCAGCCCGTGGAGCGTGGTGTGGGGCTTCGTCCTGGGCGGTTTCATGTGGATGGGCGCCTCCGACGCGCTGCGCTCCGCACGGGTGCGGGAGCGCATTCCGCGCCTGCGGGCCCGGGACCTGGCCCGGTCCTCGGTGACGGTGTCGGCCGACACGCCGCTGGCCGAGGCCGAGCGCCGGGCCCGGGAGGCGGAGGCGGTGGAGGTCGTGGTGACCGACGCCCGGGGCGTTCCCACGGCGGTGGTGCACCCGGCGGCGGCCGGGGCGATCGAGCCGCAGCGCCGGGCGTGGGTGCCGGTGTCGAGCGTGTCCCGTGCGGTGACCGAGCATTCTCTGGTGCCGGTGGGTCTGGAGGGTGAGGAGTTGCTACGGGCGCTGACGGGTCATCCGCTGCCGGAGTACGTGGTGGTGGACGAGGCCGGTGGGGTGCGCGGGGTGCTCAGGGCCGCGGACGTCAACGCGGTGGTCTCGGGCGGGCGCTGA
- a CDS encoding helix-turn-helix domain-containing protein, with product MAGALATCDMATIIEGVRAAHGWSQGDLARAIDYSQSWVSRVVNGQQSLTISQVHDLARRLGIPLHMLRFGGTAPQARPAEKGVDTTRRRDFGRAVAAGALLTATTVTTGAAPAPVASDPYPDTVNETTAPSLRAITGGQRRMDATSPSRHLLPSAVAHVHLAEHMRGQAHGTPFHGELSAAASEASGFAAWLHADRGDMGSARAHYRTAVTRARQADMRLLDVYMLGSLAAFETDTAEDHHLGLGLVQEAEHVLGPAAHPTARAWLACVGALAHAGNGDGAAAARALGRAEREVARSANTDPPWPWVFAFDETKVAGYRARVGVRLRQPHDARRAFAEAFAPNGGNPKQSAVLQVELASAHADAGDVDEAFRLVHEALNTGVRYESERIIGRVRAFRRRCSGTRARCVADLDDRLLSLVRGAAAQG from the coding sequence ATGGCGGGTGCCCTGGCCACCTGTGACATGGCGACGATCATCGAGGGCGTGCGCGCGGCGCACGGCTGGTCCCAGGGCGACCTCGCCCGCGCGATCGACTACTCCCAGAGCTGGGTCTCGCGCGTGGTCAACGGCCAGCAGTCGCTGACCATCAGCCAGGTACACGACCTCGCCCGACGCCTGGGCATCCCGCTGCACATGCTGCGTTTCGGCGGCACCGCGCCCCAGGCCCGTCCCGCCGAGAAGGGGGTGGACACCACGAGGCGCCGCGACTTCGGACGCGCGGTGGCCGCGGGAGCCCTGCTCACCGCCACCACCGTCACCACCGGTGCGGCTCCGGCCCCGGTGGCGTCGGACCCGTACCCCGACACCGTCAACGAGACGACCGCGCCCTCCCTGCGCGCCATCACCGGGGGCCAGCGCCGCATGGACGCCACCTCCCCCTCCCGCCACCTGCTGCCCAGCGCTGTGGCGCACGTGCATCTGGCCGAGCACATGCGTGGGCAGGCGCACGGGACGCCCTTCCACGGCGAGTTGAGCGCCGCGGCCAGCGAGGCCTCCGGCTTCGCCGCCTGGCTGCACGCGGACCGGGGGGACATGGGGTCGGCCAGGGCGCACTACCGCACCGCCGTGACGCGCGCGCGCCAGGCGGACATGCGCCTGCTCGACGTGTACATGCTGGGCTCCCTGGCTGCCTTCGAGACCGACACCGCCGAGGACCACCACCTGGGCCTGGGGCTGGTCCAGGAGGCCGAACACGTCCTGGGCCCCGCCGCCCACCCCACCGCGCGCGCCTGGCTGGCCTGCGTGGGGGCGCTCGCGCACGCCGGGAACGGGGACGGCGCTGCGGCCGCGCGCGCCCTGGGCCGGGCGGAGCGGGAGGTGGCCCGCTCCGCCAACACCGACCCGCCCTGGCCGTGGGTGTTCGCCTTCGACGAGACCAAGGTCGCCGGTTACCGCGCCCGGGTGGGCGTGCGGCTGCGCCAGCCGCACGACGCCCGGCGGGCCTTCGCCGAGGCGTTCGCGCCCAACGGGGGCAACCCCAAGCAGTCCGCGGTCCTCCAGGTGGAACTGGCCTCGGCGCACGCCGACGCGGGGGACGTGGACGAGGCCTTCCGCCTGGTCCACGAGGCGCTGAACACGGGCGTGCGCTACGAGTCCGAGCGGATCATCGGCCGGGTCCGGGCCTTTCGCCGCCGCTGCTCGGGAACGCGGGCGCGCTGCGTGGCCGACCTGGACGACCGGCTCCTGTCCCTGGTGAGGGGCGCCGCCGCCCAGGGGTAG
- the ppgK gene encoding polyphosphate--glucose phosphotransferase has product MSQLTTGLGIDIGGSGIKGAPVDLTTGEFLKERMKVLTPDRSDPEAVAEIVHGIAEHFPEAAGMPLGVTFPGVVQGGVVRTAANLDKSWIDTDARSLFAEATGRPVRVLNDADAAAVAETRYGAAKDVPGVVLMTTLGTGIGTALVVDGRLVPNTEFGHLEIDGHDAETRASSGAKEREALSYREWATERLQRYYRVVEDLLWPDLIVVGGGVSRKAEKFLPLLDIRTPVVAASLLNTAGIVGAALAAAESETG; this is encoded by the coding sequence ATGTCACAGCTGACCACGGGGCTGGGAATCGACATCGGCGGCAGCGGGATCAAGGGCGCGCCGGTCGACCTGACCACCGGCGAGTTCCTCAAGGAGCGGATGAAGGTCCTCACCCCCGACCGCTCCGACCCCGAGGCGGTGGCCGAGATCGTGCACGGGATCGCCGAGCACTTCCCCGAGGCGGCGGGAATGCCCCTGGGCGTGACCTTCCCGGGCGTGGTGCAGGGGGGCGTGGTGCGCACCGCGGCCAACCTGGACAAGAGCTGGATCGACACCGACGCGCGGTCGCTGTTCGCCGAGGCCACCGGCCGCCCGGTGCGCGTGCTCAACGACGCCGACGCCGCCGCCGTGGCCGAGACCCGCTACGGCGCTGCCAAGGACGTGCCGGGGGTGGTGCTGATGACCACCCTGGGCACGGGGATCGGCACCGCCCTGGTGGTGGACGGGCGCCTGGTGCCCAACACCGAGTTCGGGCACCTGGAGATCGACGGCCACGACGCCGAGACGCGGGCCTCCTCGGGCGCCAAGGAACGCGAGGCGCTGTCCTACCGCGAGTGGGCGACCGAGCGGCTGCAGCGCTACTACCGGGTCGTGGAGGACCTGCTGTGGCCGGACCTGATCGTGGTCGGCGGAGGGGTCAGCCGCAAGGCGGAGAAGTTCCTGCCGCTGCTGGACATCCGCACGCCCGTGGTGGCCGCCTCGCTGCTCAACACGGCCGGGATCGTCGGCGCCGCCCTGGCCGCCGCCGAGTCCGAGACCGGCTGA
- a CDS encoding tRNA (adenine-N1)-methyltransferase, translating to MTGIHGRRGPFTDGDTVQLTDPKGRMHTITLREGAAFHSHKGKVDHDDLIGQPEGSVVRSNTGTAYVALRPLLIDYTLSMKRGATIVYPKDAAQVLVEADIFPGARVVEAGAGSGAMSNWLLRAVGESGMVHSYERRADFAEIARKNVERFHGGPHPAWKLTVGDLVEELDETDVDRVFLDMLAPWECLDAVADALIPGGLVCCYVATTTQLSRVVEQLREDPRFYEPRSWETMLRTWHVEGLAVRPDHRMIGHTGFLVVARRLADGAEAPERRRRPAKGAYGKDFTAAREQDRRADGAREATPAGEVRALATDAAVPEAPRGAEESGGAADASGPQTPEGAVDPQAPEDGARG from the coding sequence TTGACCGGTATCCATGGCCGCCGCGGCCCCTTCACCGACGGCGACACCGTGCAGTTGACCGACCCCAAGGGTCGCATGCACACCATCACCCTGCGAGAGGGCGCCGCCTTCCACTCCCACAAGGGCAAGGTCGACCACGACGACCTCATCGGACAGCCCGAGGGCAGTGTGGTGCGCTCCAACACCGGCACGGCCTACGTGGCGCTGCGCCCCCTGCTGATCGACTACACCCTGTCGATGAAGCGGGGCGCGACCATCGTCTACCCCAAGGACGCCGCCCAGGTGCTCGTGGAGGCCGACATCTTCCCCGGCGCGCGCGTGGTGGAGGCCGGGGCGGGCTCGGGGGCCATGTCCAACTGGCTGCTGCGCGCGGTCGGTGAGAGCGGCATGGTGCACTCCTACGAGCGCCGCGCCGACTTCGCCGAGATCGCCCGCAAGAACGTGGAGAGGTTCCACGGCGGTCCGCACCCGGCCTGGAAGCTCACCGTCGGCGACCTGGTGGAGGAGCTGGACGAGACCGACGTCGACCGCGTCTTCCTGGACATGCTCGCGCCCTGGGAGTGCCTGGACGCGGTCGCCGACGCCCTCATCCCGGGCGGGCTGGTGTGCTGCTACGTCGCCACCACCACCCAGCTCTCGCGCGTCGTGGAGCAGCTGCGCGAGGACCCCCGCTTCTACGAGCCGCGCTCGTGGGAGACCATGCTGCGCACCTGGCACGTGGAGGGCCTGGCGGTGCGCCCCGACCACCGCATGATCGGGCACACCGGTTTCCTGGTGGTCGCGCGCCGCCTGGCCGACGGGGCCGAGGCCCCCGAGCGCCGCCGCCGTCCGGCCAAGGGCGCCTACGGCAAGGACTTCACCGCCGCGCGCGAGCAGGACCGGCGCGCGGACGGAGCGCGGGAGGCGACCCCGGCCGGGGAGGTCCGGGCGCTGGCCACCGACGCGGCGGTTCCCGAGGCGCCCCGGGGCGCCGAGGAGTCCGGCGGGGCGGCCGACGCCTCCGGCCCGCAGACCCCGGAGGGCGCTGTCGACCCTCAGGCCCCGGAGGACGGCGCCCGCGGCTGA
- the arc gene encoding proteasome ATPase: protein MADVAERDDERQSDRDREVEELTAQVSYMEKELSVVRRKLADSPRHVRLLEERLREAQANLAAANGQNERLVSTLKEAREQIVALKEEVDRLAQPPSGFGVYLGSREDETVEIFTNGRKMRVNVSPSVDLDNLRPGQEVMLNEAFNVVEVESFETVGEVVMLKEILEDGERALVISHHDEERIVRLAEPLRDEAIRPGDSLLLEPRSGYVYERIPKSEVEELILEEVPDIAYTDIGGLSGQIEMIRDAVELPYLYKELFYEHKLRPPKGVLLYGPPGCGKTLIAKAVANSLAKQVAERTGRDVGKSFFLNIKGPELLNKYVGETERHIRLVFQRAREKASEGTPVIVFFDEMDSIFRTRGSGVSSDVENTIVPQLLSEIDGVEGLENVIVIGASNREDMIDPAILRPGRLDVKIKIERPDAEAARDIFGKYITTDLPLHDEDLVEHGGSARATVDAMIQRVVERMYTEGEENRFLEVTYANGDKEVLYFKDFNSGAMIENIVSRAKKMAIKDFIDQQSKGIRVSHLMQACVDEFSENEDLPNTTNPDDWARISGKKGERIVYIRTLVTGKKGADSGRSIDTVPNTGQYL, encoded by the coding sequence GTGGCGGACGTGGCTGAGCGCGACGACGAGCGTCAGAGCGACCGGGACCGTGAAGTCGAAGAACTCACGGCCCAGGTCTCCTACATGGAAAAGGAACTCAGCGTTGTTCGGCGCAAGCTCGCCGATTCGCCCCGGCATGTACGCCTGCTGGAGGAGCGGCTGAGGGAGGCACAGGCCAACCTCGCCGCCGCCAACGGCCAGAACGAACGGCTCGTCTCCACTTTGAAGGAGGCGCGCGAGCAGATCGTGGCGCTCAAGGAGGAGGTCGACCGGCTCGCCCAGCCGCCGTCGGGCTTCGGCGTCTACCTCGGTTCGCGCGAGGACGAGACCGTCGAGATCTTCACCAACGGCCGCAAGATGCGGGTCAACGTCAGTCCCTCGGTGGACCTGGACAACCTGCGCCCCGGCCAGGAGGTCATGCTCAACGAGGCCTTCAACGTCGTCGAGGTGGAGTCCTTCGAGACCGTCGGCGAGGTCGTCATGCTCAAGGAGATCCTTGAGGACGGCGAGCGCGCCCTGGTGATCTCCCACCACGACGAGGAGCGGATCGTCCGCCTGGCCGAGCCGCTGCGCGACGAGGCGATCCGCCCCGGCGACTCGCTGCTGCTGGAGCCGCGCTCGGGCTACGTCTACGAGCGCATCCCCAAGTCCGAGGTCGAGGAGCTCATCCTCGAAGAGGTCCCCGACATCGCCTACACCGACATCGGCGGCCTCTCCGGGCAGATCGAGATGATCCGCGACGCGGTCGAGCTGCCCTACCTGTACAAGGAGCTCTTCTACGAGCACAAGCTGCGCCCGCCCAAGGGCGTGCTGCTCTACGGCCCTCCCGGGTGCGGTAAGACGCTCATCGCCAAGGCGGTCGCCAACTCGCTGGCCAAGCAGGTCGCCGAGCGCACCGGCCGCGACGTCGGCAAGAGCTTCTTCCTCAACATCAAGGGCCCCGAGCTGCTCAACAAGTACGTGGGAGAGACCGAGCGGCACATCCGCCTGGTCTTCCAGCGCGCACGGGAGAAGGCCTCCGAGGGCACCCCGGTCATCGTCTTCTTCGACGAGATGGACTCGATCTTCCGCACCCGCGGCTCGGGTGTGTCCTCCGACGTGGAGAACACGATCGTGCCCCAGCTCCTGAGCGAGATCGACGGTGTGGAGGGCCTGGAGAACGTCATCGTCATCGGCGCCTCCAACCGCGAGGACATGATCGACCCGGCGATCCTGCGCCCCGGCCGCCTGGACGTCAAGATCAAGATCGAGCGGCCCGACGCCGAGGCGGCCCGCGACATCTTCGGCAAGTACATCACCACGGACCTGCCGCTGCACGACGAGGACCTCGTCGAGCACGGCGGTTCGGCCAGGGCCACGGTGGACGCCATGATCCAGCGGGTCGTGGAGCGCATGTACACCGAGGGCGAGGAGAACCGCTTCCTGGAGGTCACCTACGCCAACGGTGACAAGGAGGTCCTGTACTTCAAGGACTTCAACTCCGGCGCGATGATCGAGAACATCGTCTCCCGGGCCAAGAAGATGGCCATCAAGGACTTCATCGACCAGCAGTCCAAGGGCATCCGGGTCTCGCACCTGATGCAGGCCTGCGTCGACGAGTTCAGCGAGAACGAGGACCTGCCCAACACCACCAATCCCGACGACTGGGCGCGCATCTCCGGTAAGAAGGGCGAGCGCATCGTCTACATCCGGACCCTGGTCACGGGCAAGAAGGGCGCGGACTCCGGTCGGAGCATCGACACGGTGCCCAACACCGGCCAGTACCTGTAG
- a CDS encoding hemolysin family protein yields the protein MESYGVQLGLVLVLVLVNALFAGSEIALITLREGQIKQLAARGPGGRAVARLARDPNRFLATIQIGITLAGFLASATAAVSLAQPLIEPLGFLGSAASPVAIVLVTVLLSFVTLVFGELAPKRIAMQRAETWAVLVSRPLDLLAMLSRPVVWLLSVSTNLVVRLTGGDPSAAKEEVSEEELRDMLATQRGMTREQRTIISGAFEIDDRRLRQVVVPRGEVFTIPARTPAAQAAQMLAEHGHSRAPVVNDDDLDDVLGVVHWSDLVRGGADAGELAREPLLLPDSLVVSLALRRMIAEHQQLGVVINEVGGVDGIVSLEDLLEEIVGEIYDETDSDIRTVTRNADGSFTLPGTYPVHDLPDIDIHLDDLPEGDYVTVAGLVIAVLGHIPQEPGEEVVLDSWKARIDQANGRTVTQVTMSPAA from the coding sequence ATGGAAAGCTACGGGGTTCAACTCGGCCTCGTCCTTGTCCTCGTTCTCGTCAACGCCCTGTTCGCGGGGAGCGAGATCGCCCTGATCACCCTCCGGGAGGGGCAGATCAAACAGTTGGCGGCGCGGGGTCCCGGCGGCCGGGCGGTGGCTCGCCTGGCACGGGACCCCAACCGTTTCCTGGCCACCATCCAGATCGGCATCACCCTCGCGGGCTTCCTGGCCTCGGCCACCGCGGCCGTGTCCCTGGCGCAGCCCCTCATCGAGCCCCTGGGCTTCCTGGGCTCGGCCGCCAGCCCGGTGGCGATCGTCCTGGTGACCGTGCTCCTGTCCTTCGTCACGCTGGTCTTCGGAGAGCTGGCGCCCAAGCGCATCGCCATGCAGCGGGCCGAGACGTGGGCGGTGCTGGTCTCCCGACCGTTGGACCTGCTCGCCATGCTCTCCCGCCCCGTGGTGTGGCTGTTGAGCGTTTCCACCAACCTCGTGGTGCGCCTGACGGGCGGTGACCCCTCCGCGGCCAAGGAGGAGGTCAGCGAGGAGGAGCTGCGCGACATGCTCGCCACCCAGCGGGGCATGACCCGGGAGCAGCGCACCATCATCTCCGGAGCCTTCGAGATCGACGACCGGCGCCTGCGCCAGGTCGTCGTTCCCCGTGGTGAGGTGTTCACCATCCCCGCCCGCACGCCCGCGGCCCAGGCGGCGCAGATGCTCGCCGAACACGGGCACTCCCGGGCGCCGGTGGTCAACGACGACGACCTGGACGACGTGCTCGGTGTCGTGCACTGGTCCGACCTGGTGCGCGGTGGGGCCGACGCCGGAGAACTGGCCCGCGAACCGCTGCTCCTGCCCGATTCCCTGGTGGTGTCGTTGGCCCTGCGCCGCATGATCGCCGAGCACCAGCAGCTGGGCGTGGTCATCAACGAGGTCGGTGGCGTCGACGGCATCGTGAGCCTGGAGGACCTGCTGGAGGAGATCGTCGGGGAGATCTACGACGAGACCGATTCCGACATACGCACCGTGACCCGCAACGCCGACGGGTCCTTCACCCTGCCCGGGACCTATCCCGTGCACGACCTGCCCGACATCGACATTCATCTGGACGATCTGCCCGAAGGGGACTACGTCACCGTCGCCGGGCTGGTCATCGCGGTGCTGGGCCACATCCCCCAGGAGCCGGGGGAAGAGGTGGTGCTGGACTCCTGGAAGGCCAGGATCGACCAGGCCAACGGGCGCACCGTCACCCAGGTGACCATGTCCCCCGCGGCGTAA
- the dop gene encoding depupylase/deamidase Dop, which yields MSVRRIMGIETEYGISVPGNPGANAMVTSTQVVNAYLAASAARARRARWDFEEENPLRDARGFDLAREVADPTQLTDEDLGLANVILTNGARLYVDHAHPEYSAPEVTNPRDAVLWDKAGERVMADAAARAGATPGIEPIQLYKNNTDNKGASYGCHENYLMHRSTPFGDIVRHLIPFFVSRQVVCGAGKVGIGSDGQGSGFQISQRADFFEVEVGLETTLKRPIINTRDEPHADPDQYRRLHVIIGDANMSEISTYLKLGTTALVLSMIEDGFLSADLSLETPVADLREVSHDPGLTHRVRLRDGRRMTALELQCEYLDQARKYVEDRFGTDVDPDTADVLDRWESVLNRLGADPMSLADELDWVAKLKVLEGYRSRDSLEWSHPRLQLVDLQYSDVRADKGIYNRLVARGRMKRLLEEAQVDRAVTEPPEDTRAYFRGRCLAKYADEVAAASWDSVIFDLPGYDSLQRVPTLEPRRGTKEHVGKLLDASPTAADLVAVLTGGR from the coding sequence ATGAGTGTGCGGCGGATTATGGGTATCGAGACCGAGTACGGGATCTCCGTACCAGGCAACCCCGGGGCCAACGCGATGGTCACCTCCACCCAGGTGGTCAACGCCTATCTGGCCGCCTCGGCGGCCCGGGCGCGGCGCGCCCGCTGGGACTTCGAGGAGGAGAACCCCCTGCGCGACGCGCGCGGCTTCGACCTGGCGCGTGAGGTCGCCGATCCCACGCAGCTCACCGACGAGGACCTGGGCCTGGCCAACGTCATCCTCACCAACGGCGCCCGCCTGTACGTGGACCACGCCCACCCCGAGTACTCGGCGCCCGAGGTCACCAACCCGCGCGACGCGGTGCTGTGGGACAAGGCGGGGGAGCGGGTGATGGCCGACGCCGCCGCGCGGGCGGGCGCCACCCCGGGCATCGAGCCGATCCAGCTGTACAAGAACAACACCGACAACAAGGGCGCCTCCTACGGCTGCCACGAGAACTACCTGATGCACCGGTCGACGCCGTTCGGCGACATCGTCCGGCACCTGATCCCGTTCTTCGTCTCCCGCCAGGTGGTGTGCGGGGCGGGCAAGGTCGGCATCGGCTCCGACGGGCAGGGCAGCGGGTTCCAGATCTCCCAGCGCGCCGACTTCTTCGAGGTCGAGGTGGGGCTGGAGACCACCCTCAAGCGCCCCATCATCAACACCAGGGACGAACCGCACGCCGACCCCGACCAGTACCGGCGGCTGCACGTCATCATCGGCGACGCCAACATGAGCGAGATCTCCACCTACCTCAAGCTGGGGACGACGGCGCTGGTGCTGTCGATGATCGAGGACGGGTTCCTGAGCGCGGACCTGTCCCTGGAGACCCCGGTGGCCGACCTGCGGGAGGTCTCGCACGACCCCGGCCTCACCCACCGGGTGCGGCTACGCGACGGGCGGCGGATGACCGCGCTGGAACTCCAGTGCGAGTACCTGGACCAGGCCCGCAAGTACGTGGAGGACCGCTTCGGCACCGACGTGGACCCCGACACCGCCGACGTCCTGGACCGCTGGGAGTCGGTGCTCAACCGGCTGGGCGCCGACCCGATGAGCCTGGCCGACGAGCTGGACTGGGTGGCCAAACTCAAGGTGCTGGAGGGCTACCGCTCCCGTGACTCCCTGGAGTGGTCGCACCCCCGCCTGCAACTGGTGGACCTGCAGTACTCCGACGTGCGGGCGGACAAGGGCATCTACAACCGGCTGGTGGCGCGCGGGCGGATGAAGCGCCTGCTGGAGGAGGCCCAGGTGGACCGGGCGGTCACCGAGCCGCCGGAGGACACCCGCGCCTACTTCCGCGGGCGCTGCCTGGCCAAGTACGCCGACGAGGTGGCCGCCGCCTCCTGGGACTCGGTGATCTTCGACCTGCCGGGCTACGACTCGCTCCAGCGGGTGCCGACCCTGGAGCCGCGCCGGGGCACCAAGGAACACGTGGGGAAGCTGCTGGACGCCTCCCCGACCGCGGCCGACCTGGTGGCGGTGCTCACCGGAGGCCGCTGA
- a CDS encoding PucR family transcriptional regulator, producing MAITVRDITADPDLEVRVAAGRSGLDRAIRWAHVIELHDPVRWLRGGELVLTVGLGLGADERARRAYVRRLHGAGCAGLGLAVDVWRREVPPEVLEEGDALGLPILRVEGETPFVAVVEAVADHYAAERTREQHRVLTAQDAMARASLRSGPTGVMGELSSATSGASLLLDRNGMTSAAVPDTEPPWHALVRSALAGRPRGMTVLADGEASVLLQTLGPTGRTLGWLALRCTSPVTPHVRMLANHAASLLAVDLLHSRDARRALYRERAPVLLAAVTGRPRAPLPLPVPPWEVVCLRTPSPDRLLDHAADALTDVLGDTAAARDSALCVLEDVLVAVLPDGGGAPRPGRRLFEALSASDGGPVAAGACTARGPEDLSSAVDRARQAATEGYRHVDETDAWALLRSAVPAEGARAFDQAVLGRLRAHDVRNGTELAHTLRHYLDNSAQVEATARDLGVHRNTLRSRLRAAERVMGRRLDEPRTRLELWTALSLEPVRCHDGTWHT from the coding sequence TTGGCGATCACGGTCCGCGACATCACGGCCGACCCGGACCTGGAGGTGCGGGTGGCGGCGGGCCGCTCCGGCCTGGACCGGGCGATCCGCTGGGCGCACGTGATCGAGCTGCACGACCCGGTGCGCTGGCTGCGCGGCGGGGAGCTGGTGCTCACGGTCGGGCTGGGGCTGGGCGCCGACGAGCGGGCGCGCCGCGCCTACGTGCGCCGGCTGCACGGGGCCGGGTGCGCCGGCCTGGGGTTGGCCGTGGACGTGTGGCGGCGCGAGGTCCCTCCCGAGGTTCTGGAGGAGGGCGACGCCCTGGGCCTGCCGATCCTGCGCGTGGAGGGCGAGACCCCCTTCGTCGCGGTGGTGGAGGCGGTGGCCGACCACTACGCGGCCGAGCGCACGCGCGAACAGCACCGGGTGCTCACCGCGCAGGACGCGATGGCGCGCGCGTCGCTGCGCTCGGGCCCGACCGGGGTGATGGGCGAGCTGTCCTCGGCCACCTCGGGGGCGTCGCTGCTGTTGGACCGCAACGGGATGACGAGCGCGGCCGTGCCCGACACCGAACCCCCCTGGCACGCGCTGGTGCGCTCGGCCCTGGCGGGGCGCCCGCGCGGGATGACGGTGCTGGCCGACGGGGAGGCGAGCGTCCTCCTCCAGACGCTGGGGCCCACCGGCCGGACCCTGGGCTGGCTGGCTCTGCGCTGCACGTCCCCGGTGACGCCGCACGTGCGCATGCTGGCCAACCACGCAGCCTCACTGCTGGCGGTGGACCTGCTGCACTCGCGCGACGCCCGGCGGGCGCTGTACCGCGAACGCGCCCCGGTCCTGCTCGCCGCGGTGACGGGGCGGCCCCGGGCGCCCCTGCCCCTGCCCGTCCCGCCCTGGGAGGTGGTGTGCCTGCGGACCCCCTCGCCCGACCGGCTGCTGGACCACGCGGCGGACGCGCTGACCGACGTGCTCGGCGACACCGCCGCCGCGCGCGACAGCGCTCTGTGCGTCCTGGAGGACGTGCTGGTGGCCGTCCTGCCCGACGGCGGGGGCGCGCCCCGCCCGGGCAGGCGCCTGTTCGAGGCGCTGTCCGCCTCGGACGGGGGCCCGGTCGCGGCCGGGGCCTGCACCGCCCGGGGACCCGAGGACCTGTCCTCGGCCGTGGACCGGGCGCGCCAGGCCGCGACGGAGGGGTACCGGCACGTGGACGAGACCGACGCCTGGGCGCTGCTGCGCTCGGCGGTCCCGGCCGAGGGGGCGCGCGCCTTCGACCAGGCTGTCCTGGGCAGGCTGCGCGCCCACGACGTCCGCAACGGCACGGAACTGGCGCACACCCTGCGCCACTACCTGGACAACAGCGCACAGGTGGAGGCGACCGCCCGGGACCTGGGCGTGCACCGCAACACCCTGCGTTCGCGGCTGCGCGCCGCCGAGCGGGTCATGGGACGCCGCCTGGACGAGCCCCGCACCCGGCTGGAGCTGTGGACCGCCCTGAGCCTGGAGCCCGTCCGCTGCCACGACGGCACCTGGCACACCTGA